AAGAAGGCCGCGGAGTCGCTCGACAGCAGTCCGAACATCCGCTACGTCGAGGAGAACGGCGAGATGGAAGCGCTCGCCCAGACTCTGCCGTGGGGCATCGACCGCGTGGACGCGGACCTCGCGTCGAGTACGGGCGCGGGTGCTGACGTGGCCATCATCGACACGGGTATCGACAGCGACCATCCTGACCTGCAGGCCAACCTCGGCGCGGGGTACGCGGCCACGTCGTGTTCGTCCTACTACGGCGACTGTCAGTACGACTGGGACGACGACAACGGCCACGGGACCCACTGCGCCGGTATCGTCGCGGCCGACGACAACTACGAGGGCGTCGTTGGCGTCGGTCCCGACATCACCCTTCACGCCGTGAAGGTCCTCGGCGGTCAGGGTGGCGGTTCGTACTCCGACATCGCGGCCGGAATCGAGTGGGTCGCCAATCAGGGCTACGATGTCGGTTCCATGAGCCTCGGTGGCGGCTACTCGTCGGCGGTCTACGACGCCGTCCAGTACGCCGACAGTCGCGGCGTCACGCTGGTCGGTGCCGCGGGTAACTCCGGTCCGTGTTCGGACTGTGTCGGCTACCCCGCCGCCCACGACGAGGTCATCGCGGTCAGTTCGACCAACTCCAGCGACGGTCTCTCGAACTTCTCGTCAACCGGTCCCGAAGTCGAAATCGCCGCGCCCGGTAGCGACGTGTACTCGACCTACGTCGGCGGCGGCTACGACACTCTCTCCGGTACGTCGATGGCGTGTCCGCACGTCTCGGGTGCCGCGGGTCTCCTGCGCTCGCAGGGCTACTCCAAGTCCGGCACGCGCAGTCGCCTCAGGAACACCGCCGAGAACATCGGCCTGTCGAGCAACGAGTCCGGCGCGGGTCTGCTCGACGTGGGCGCGCTCTAAACCGGTCGCTCCGGCGTAGAGAGCACTCCCCGCCGTCGCATCGAGTGCGACTCCCCCGAGCGGGTCTCGTCACCTACGACTCGCTCCCGCGGCGTCATCCACCCGCAGTGTCACCCACCTGCGACCCGCAGTTTGTCACCTCTTTGGCAGTCGGGCGCGGTGCCGTTTCGGGCCGCGCCCCGGCGAGTCCGTCCACCCCGTTTTTTGTGGAGCGTCCGAAGAGAGAGCAATATTGTTACGAGATATTTATTTCATACTTTCTAGATACAAATTTTTCGTCTTGTAGGATGTATTGGGTGATGATGTTCGACAAACAGTCGATTTCACGACGCACCGTCCTGAAGACGACCGGCGGGTCGCTTCTCGCCGTCGGCGCGGGCGGTCTCGCGGGAGCCGACCCCGGCGAGACGGTCCGGGTCAACGTCGGGTTCGCGTCCGGGCGCGGCCGTTCGGCCGCGCTCGATGTGGCCGACGACGTGGTTCGGGAGTTCGCCTTCGACGCCGCG
This genomic stretch from Halorussus pelagicus harbors:
- a CDS encoding S8 family peptidase, which produces MEALAQTLPWGIDRVDADLASSTGAGADVAIIDTGIDSDHPDLQANLGAGYAATSCSSYYGDCQYDWDDDNGHGTHCAGIVAADDNYEGVVGVGPDITLHAVKVLGGQGGGSYSDIAAGIEWVANQGYDVGSMSLGGGYSSAVYDAVQYADSRGVTLVGAAGNSGPCSDCVGYPAAHDEVIAVSSTNSSDGLSNFSSTGPEVEIAAPGSDVYSTYVGGGYDTLSGTSMACPHVSGAAGLLRSQGYSKSGTRSRLRNTAENIGLSSNESGAGLLDVGAL